A region of Pyxidicoccus parkwaysis DNA encodes the following proteins:
- a CDS encoding sigma 54-interacting transcriptional regulator, translating into MSDEMSGRIEGAQDARDLVELATTEDGVGELLRRGLDWLTRVVRFDLATVFLLKEGRLVAVAARGPLANAKVRQHALNLSEFPSLRQALETRRARAFTEEDHSHGDGDPFDGVLDLPPGHSCMVVPLCAGERAYGVLSLDRAECESYPQPVVDLVEVYGQMLATAIQSAEQKATFERMHRQDHEHAKLLEAELGGETEGILETSLSPVMRDLARRARQVAETDTPVLITGETGTGKERLARAIHRWSSRADQPFVTLNCAAIPAGLLESELFGHVKGAFTGATQNRAGRFQMANGGTLLLDEVGELPVELQAKLLRALQEKTFEPVGGDKTVRADVRILAATHVDLQQAIAQKRFREDLYYRLSVFPLRLPPLRERREDLPQLCAFLLEEQSRRTGRRDMRVTPAGLARLESYEWPGNLRELANALERATILSRGTELGPDAFDLPNRSSEGTQVEASPSEAVPSEAPLKPGAVPTLATVQREHILRVLTLTRGRVYGPGGAAALLGLKPSTLQSRMKKLGIARLDQFVVDEV; encoded by the coding sequence ATGTCGGATGAAATGTCAGGCCGAATCGAAGGCGCGCAGGATGCTCGGGACCTGGTCGAGCTGGCAACCACGGAAGACGGAGTGGGGGAGCTGCTCCGTCGAGGACTGGACTGGCTGACGCGGGTGGTGCGCTTCGATTTGGCGACAGTGTTCCTCTTGAAGGAGGGGCGGCTCGTCGCGGTGGCCGCGCGAGGTCCGCTGGCCAACGCGAAGGTGCGGCAGCACGCGCTCAACCTGTCGGAGTTCCCGTCGCTGCGCCAGGCGCTGGAGACGCGGCGCGCGCGGGCCTTCACGGAGGAGGACCACTCGCACGGGGACGGCGACCCGTTCGACGGCGTGCTGGACTTGCCGCCCGGCCATTCATGCATGGTGGTGCCGCTGTGCGCGGGCGAGCGCGCCTACGGCGTGCTGTCGTTGGACCGGGCCGAGTGCGAGTCGTACCCGCAGCCGGTGGTGGACCTGGTGGAGGTGTACGGGCAGATGCTGGCCACGGCGATTCAGTCCGCGGAGCAGAAGGCCACCTTCGAGCGGATGCACCGGCAGGACCACGAGCACGCGAAGCTCCTGGAGGCGGAGCTCGGCGGTGAGACGGAGGGCATCCTCGAGACGTCGCTCAGTCCGGTGATGAGGGATTTGGCCCGCCGCGCGAGGCAGGTGGCGGAGACGGACACGCCGGTGCTGATTACGGGTGAGACGGGCACGGGCAAGGAGCGGCTGGCGCGGGCCATCCACCGGTGGAGCTCGCGCGCGGACCAGCCCTTCGTCACGCTCAACTGCGCGGCGATTCCGGCGGGCCTCCTGGAGAGCGAGCTGTTCGGCCACGTGAAGGGTGCCTTCACCGGGGCCACGCAGAACAGGGCCGGCCGCTTCCAGATGGCCAATGGCGGCACGCTGCTGTTGGACGAGGTGGGTGAGCTGCCGGTGGAGCTCCAGGCGAAGCTGCTGCGCGCGCTTCAGGAAAAGACCTTCGAGCCGGTGGGCGGAGACAAGACGGTGCGCGCGGACGTGCGCATCCTCGCCGCCACGCACGTGGACCTGCAGCAGGCGATTGCGCAGAAGCGCTTTCGCGAGGACCTCTACTACCGGCTGAGCGTCTTCCCGCTGCGGCTGCCGCCCCTGCGCGAGCGGCGTGAGGACCTGCCGCAGTTGTGCGCCTTCCTCCTGGAGGAGCAGTCGCGGCGCACGGGCCGGCGGGACATGCGCGTGACGCCGGCGGGACTGGCGCGGTTGGAGTCCTACGAGTGGCCGGGCAACCTGCGCGAATTGGCCAACGCCCTGGAGCGCGCCACCATCCTCTCGCGCGGCACGGAGTTGGGGCCGGACGCGTTCGACTTGCCGAACCGGAGCAGCGAGGGAACCCAGGTGGAGGCATCCCCGAGCGAAGCCGTCCCGAGCGAGGCGCCGCTGAAGCCGGGCGCGGTGCCCACGCTGGCGACGGTGCAGCGCGAGCACATCCTCCGCGTGCTGACACTCACGCGCGGCCGCGTCTACGGGCCGGGCGGCGCGGCGGCGCTGCTGGGGCTCAAGCCCTCCACGCTGCAGAGTCGCATGAAGAAGCTGGGCATCGCCCGGCTGGACCAGTTCGTGGTGGACGAGGTGTGA
- a CDS encoding peroxiredoxin, whose amino-acid sequence MLTVGDKIPSFKVKATVSLEKGKEFQDITNETFKGKWLVLFAWPKDFTFICPTEIAEFGKKNKDFADRDAQVLGLSTDSEFVHHAWRTHHPDLKNLPFPMLADLKHELCNALGILHKEEGVALRATFIADPEGIIRHVTVNDLSVGRNVSETVRTLDALQTDELCPCNWTKGEETLTQKLAKAG is encoded by the coding sequence ATGCTGACCGTTGGCGACAAGATCCCGAGCTTCAAGGTGAAGGCCACCGTGTCCCTGGAGAAGGGCAAGGAGTTCCAGGACATCACGAACGAGACCTTCAAGGGCAAGTGGCTGGTGCTGTTTGCCTGGCCGAAGGACTTCACCTTCATCTGCCCGACGGAGATCGCGGAGTTCGGAAAGAAGAACAAGGACTTCGCTGACCGCGACGCGCAGGTGCTGGGCCTGAGCACCGACAGCGAGTTCGTGCACCACGCGTGGCGCACGCACCACCCGGACCTGAAGAACCTGCCCTTCCCCATGCTGGCGGACCTGAAGCACGAGCTGTGCAACGCGCTGGGCATCCTCCACAAGGAGGAGGGCGTGGCGCTGCGCGCGACGTTCATCGCGGACCCCGAGGGCATCATCCGCCACGTGACGGTGAACGACCTGTCCGTGGGCCGCAACGTCTCCGAGACGGTGCGCACGCTGGACGCGCTCCAGACGGACGAGCTGTGCCCCTGCAACTGGACCAAGGGCGAGGAGACCCTCACCCAGAAGCTGGCGAAGGCGGGGTAA
- a CDS encoding carboxymuconolactone decarboxylase family protein has translation MASLEVVRSELADAHKDTRLNLQAVLEGGSLTPEQRWGVAVASAYAVRNERLKEAMVNEARKALANPDPVIEDARAAASLMAMNNVYYRFRHMIGKESYSTKRAGLRMNRLAQVLTTKVDFELVCLAVSAINGCEMCMQSHEKVVLEGGLSEDQVHDAVRIAAVIHAAAVGLES, from the coding sequence ATGGCCTCGCTCGAAGTCGTCCGCTCTGAGCTGGCGGACGCCCACAAGGACACCCGTCTCAACCTCCAGGCCGTCCTGGAGGGTGGGAGCCTCACCCCCGAGCAGCGCTGGGGCGTGGCCGTCGCGTCTGCCTATGCCGTGCGTAACGAGCGGCTGAAGGAGGCGATGGTCAACGAGGCGAGGAAGGCCCTGGCGAACCCGGACCCGGTCATCGAGGACGCGCGAGCCGCTGCGTCCCTGATGGCGATGAACAACGTCTACTACCGCTTCCGGCACATGATCGGGAAGGAGTCCTACTCGACCAAGCGCGCCGGGCTGCGGATGAACCGGCTCGCGCAGGTGCTGACGACGAAGGTGGACTTCGAGCTGGTCTGCCTCGCGGTCAGCGCCATCAACGGCTGCGAGATGTGCATGCAGTCCCACGAGAAGGTCGTCCTCGAGGGCGGCCTCTCCGAAGACCAGGTGCACGACGCGGTCCGCATCGCCGCCGTCATCCACGCGGCGGCGGTGGGCCTGGAGTCGTAA
- the dps gene encoding DNA starvation/stationary phase protection protein Dps translates to MYRSPSPLPEKARSAIAESLNARLADGLDLHSQIKVAHWNIKGPQFAALHPLFETFAVRLANHNDSIAERAVTLGGKAYGTSRHVGKASRLPEYPQETTKDMEHVKLLAERIEIYLDGLRQSRKTFEENQDTDSVDLVTGIITEFEKHAWFLRASLEG, encoded by the coding sequence ATGTACCGCAGCCCCAGCCCCCTCCCCGAGAAGGCCCGCTCCGCCATCGCCGAGTCGCTCAACGCCCGCCTGGCCGACGGGTTGGATTTGCACTCGCAAATCAAGGTGGCCCACTGGAACATCAAGGGCCCGCAGTTCGCAGCGCTGCATCCATTGTTTGAGACGTTCGCGGTGAGACTGGCCAACCACAACGACTCCATCGCCGAGCGCGCGGTGACGCTGGGCGGGAAGGCCTACGGCACCAGCCGCCACGTGGGCAAGGCGAGCCGCCTGCCGGAGTACCCGCAGGAGACGACGAAGGACATGGAGCACGTGAAGCTCCTGGCCGAGCGCATCGAAATCTACCTGGACGGCCTGCGGCAGAGCCGCAAGACGTTCGAGGAGAACCAGGACACGGACTCGGTGGACCTCGTCACCGGCATCATCACCGAGTTCGAGAAGCACGCCTGGTTCCTGCGCGCGTCGCTGGAAGGCTGA
- a CDS encoding pyridoxal phosphate-dependent aminotransferase — MSDDVTIPAFRSVPRTGVIYVTAEATRRGYRSSDPDWCNLGQGQPETGELPGAPPRLGSVNINVADMEYAPVAGLWELRETIASLYNKLYRKGLPSQYSAENVCLSGGGRAALTRAAASLGSINLGHFLPDYTAYEELLDVFKAFTAIPILLEGERGYAFTSEDLRREVQGRGLSALLFSNPCNPTGKLVQGDELARWVGVAREQECTLLIDEFYSHYIWTGRPGHLPVESAARYVEDVNKDPIVLFDGFTKNWRYPGWRMTWTVGPRQVIEAVSSAGSFLDGGGSRPLQRAAIPLLQEDVVVAETQAIHKAFREKRDVFHSRLERLGIRTDRAPDGTFYVWGNVSGLPAPLNEGMGFFRAALEQKIITVPGEFFDVNPGKRRARRPSRFRNYVRLSFGPSMEVLDKALTRLEALVLHHTHAPQSSPPKP, encoded by the coding sequence GTGAGCGACGACGTCACGATTCCAGCCTTCCGCTCCGTGCCTCGCACGGGCGTCATCTACGTCACCGCCGAGGCGACCCGCCGAGGCTACCGTTCCAGCGACCCCGACTGGTGCAACCTGGGCCAGGGCCAGCCGGAGACGGGAGAGCTTCCCGGCGCACCGCCCCGGCTGGGCTCCGTCAACATCAACGTGGCGGACATGGAGTACGCCCCCGTGGCCGGCCTGTGGGAGCTGCGCGAGACGATTGCGAGCCTCTACAACAAGCTCTACCGCAAGGGCCTGCCGAGCCAGTACAGCGCGGAGAATGTCTGCCTCTCCGGCGGCGGGCGCGCGGCCCTCACCCGCGCTGCGGCGAGCCTGGGCTCCATCAACCTGGGCCACTTCCTGCCGGACTACACCGCGTACGAAGAGCTGCTGGACGTCTTCAAGGCCTTCACCGCCATCCCCATCCTCCTGGAGGGAGAGCGCGGCTACGCCTTCACCTCGGAGGACTTGCGCCGCGAGGTGCAGGGCCGAGGCCTGTCCGCGCTGCTCTTCTCCAACCCGTGCAACCCCACCGGCAAGCTGGTGCAGGGCGATGAACTGGCGCGCTGGGTGGGCGTGGCGCGCGAGCAGGAGTGCACGCTGCTCATCGACGAGTTCTATTCGCACTACATCTGGACGGGCCGCCCCGGGCACCTGCCGGTGGAGAGCGCCGCGCGCTACGTCGAGGACGTGAACAAGGACCCCATCGTCCTGTTCGACGGCTTCACCAAGAACTGGCGCTACCCGGGCTGGCGCATGACGTGGACGGTGGGGCCGCGACAGGTCATCGAGGCGGTGTCCAGCGCGGGCAGCTTCCTCGACGGCGGCGGCAGCCGGCCCCTGCAGCGCGCGGCCATTCCGCTGCTCCAGGAGGACGTGGTGGTGGCGGAGACGCAGGCCATCCACAAGGCCTTCCGCGAGAAGCGAGACGTGTTCCACTCGCGGCTGGAGCGCCTGGGCATCCGCACGGACCGCGCGCCGGACGGGACGTTCTACGTCTGGGGCAACGTGTCCGGCCTGCCCGCGCCGCTCAACGAGGGCATGGGCTTCTTCCGCGCCGCGCTGGAGCAGAAAATCATCACCGTGCCCGGCGAGTTCTTCGACGTGAATCCGGGCAAGCGCCGCGCTCGGCGGCCCTCGCGCTTCCGCAACTACGTGCGTCTGTCCTTCGGCCCCTCCATGGAGGTGCTGGACAAGGCGCTCACGCGGCTGGAGGCCCTGGTGCTGCACCACACGCACGCGCCGCAGTCCTCGCCGCCGAAGCCTTGA
- a CDS encoding TIGR03118 family protein, whose translation MRFASFHPLRDGVLVLAAAVLAVPAVSAAGNSWDCSDSNNYVRRNLVADEAGKAEHVDPELINPWGIAFNPFGAVWISDNGTGFSTLYDGNGIKQSLVVTIPSPPGDTEKGKPTGIVFNGSNDFVISQGAASGPARFIFATEQGTLAAWAPNVDPTHALLIPGTVGSGAIYKGLALAGNGMGLHLYATDFHNAKIDVFNSSFAPVRLSGSFTDPNIPKGFAPFGIQNINGSIFVTYAKQDADREDDVAGAGFGYVSIFDTNGKFVRRLVSKGKLNAPWGLALAPATFGKFGSHLLVGNFGDGRINAYDLIEGDFEGTLRLANGSIFQVDGLWGLSFGNGVSAQPTDTLFFTAGPGDEMHGLYGRLDLKPGCSPGFAPTGLVPAPESE comes from the coding sequence ATGAGGTTTGCATCATTTCATCCGCTGAGGGACGGTGTCCTCGTCCTGGCGGCCGCCGTGCTCGCGGTGCCTGCTGTCAGTGCGGCGGGGAATTCGTGGGATTGCAGCGACTCCAACAACTACGTGCGGCGCAACCTCGTCGCGGACGAGGCGGGCAAGGCGGAGCACGTCGACCCGGAGCTGATCAATCCCTGGGGGATTGCCTTCAACCCGTTCGGCGCCGTGTGGATTTCCGACAACGGGACGGGCTTCTCCACGCTCTACGACGGCAACGGCATCAAGCAGTCGCTCGTCGTCACCATCCCCTCGCCGCCAGGTGACACGGAAAAGGGCAAGCCGACGGGAATCGTCTTCAACGGCTCGAACGACTTCGTCATCTCGCAGGGCGCCGCCTCCGGTCCCGCGCGCTTCATCTTCGCCACCGAGCAGGGGACGCTGGCGGCCTGGGCGCCCAACGTCGATCCGACGCATGCGCTGCTCATCCCGGGCACCGTCGGGTCCGGCGCCATCTACAAGGGCCTGGCCCTGGCGGGCAATGGCATGGGGTTGCACCTGTACGCGACGGACTTCCACAACGCGAAGATTGACGTCTTCAACAGCAGCTTCGCGCCCGTGCGCCTCTCCGGCTCCTTCACCGACCCGAACATTCCGAAGGGCTTCGCTCCCTTCGGCATCCAGAACATCAACGGCAGCATCTTCGTGACGTACGCGAAGCAGGACGCGGACCGGGAGGATGACGTCGCCGGGGCTGGCTTCGGCTACGTCAGCATCTTCGACACCAACGGGAAGTTCGTCCGGCGGCTCGTCTCGAAGGGGAAGCTGAACGCGCCCTGGGGCCTGGCGCTGGCGCCCGCCACCTTCGGGAAGTTCGGCAGCCACCTGCTGGTGGGCAACTTTGGCGACGGCCGCATCAACGCCTATGACCTCATCGAGGGGGACTTCGAAGGCACGCTGAGGCTGGCCAACGGGTCCATCTTCCAGGTCGACGGCCTGTGGGGACTGAGCTTCGGCAACGGCGTGAGCGCCCAGCCCACCGACACGCTGTTCTTCACCGCGGGCCCGGGCGACGAGATGCATGGCCTGTACGGACGGCTCGACCTGAAGCCGGGTTGCTCACCGGGATTCGCTCCGACGGGCCTGGTGCCGGCCCCCGAGTCCGAGTAG
- a CDS encoding MFS transporter, which produces MRLPSPRLLLLSLLYLVQGMPFGFQTHALPVYLRTQGVTLTTIGFASALSLPWALKALWAPLVDRYSSARLGRRRSWILPMQLGLTASCALAALAASMQSMPLLFGLVLLMNVFAATQDIAVDGFAVDTLRPDELGLGNTAQVVGYKFGMMFAGGSLIAWSGGHIGWTGLLLAMAALSMAAFVVVLFAREPPPREGPASTRMKWDEVFGRLKRALLLPGAGWLLLFIGTYKFGESMSDVLYKLFLVDAGIPAHRILLWVGTWGAAASIIGSVTGGLLATRMPLLGAVGLTATLRVVPLVGRWWLSTSGVSDSAVIGVTLAEEFFGGALTTVMFAFMMSRVDRRIGATHYTLLASLEVWGKAPAGPLATWLADPVHGLGLGYARVFMFGIVLSVAFLVLLWPMRRHQRGSHAPASPPEALEMSER; this is translated from the coding sequence ATGAGACTTCCGTCGCCCCGGCTGCTGCTGCTGAGCCTGCTCTACCTCGTGCAGGGCATGCCCTTCGGCTTCCAGACGCACGCGCTGCCCGTCTACCTGCGCACGCAGGGCGTGACGCTGACGACCATCGGCTTCGCCAGCGCGCTGTCGCTGCCATGGGCACTCAAGGCGCTCTGGGCTCCCCTGGTGGACCGGTACAGCTCGGCGAGGCTGGGACGGCGCCGCTCGTGGATTCTCCCCATGCAGCTCGGGCTGACGGCGAGCTGTGCGCTGGCGGCCCTCGCCGCGTCGATGCAGTCCATGCCCTTGCTGTTCGGACTGGTGCTGCTGATGAACGTCTTCGCCGCCACGCAGGACATCGCGGTGGACGGCTTCGCGGTGGACACGCTGCGGCCGGACGAGCTGGGCCTGGGCAACACCGCCCAGGTGGTGGGCTACAAGTTCGGGATGATGTTCGCCGGAGGCAGCCTCATCGCCTGGTCGGGTGGACACATCGGCTGGACGGGGCTGCTGCTCGCCATGGCCGCGCTGAGCATGGCCGCGTTCGTCGTCGTGCTCTTCGCGCGCGAGCCCCCACCGCGCGAGGGCCCCGCCTCCACGCGCATGAAGTGGGACGAGGTCTTCGGACGGCTCAAGCGGGCCCTGCTGCTGCCCGGCGCGGGCTGGCTGCTGCTCTTCATCGGCACGTACAAGTTCGGCGAGAGCATGTCGGACGTCCTCTACAAGCTCTTCCTCGTGGACGCTGGAATCCCCGCGCATCGAATCCTGCTGTGGGTGGGGACGTGGGGTGCCGCGGCCTCCATTATCGGTTCGGTGACGGGTGGGCTGCTGGCCACGCGCATGCCGCTGCTGGGCGCGGTGGGCCTCACCGCCACGCTGCGGGTGGTGCCGCTGGTGGGCCGGTGGTGGCTCTCGACTTCGGGCGTGAGTGACTCCGCCGTCATCGGCGTCACGCTGGCGGAGGAGTTCTTCGGTGGCGCACTCACCACGGTGATGTTCGCCTTCATGATGTCGCGCGTGGACCGGCGCATCGGCGCCACGCACTACACGCTGCTGGCCAGCCTCGAGGTGTGGGGCAAGGCCCCGGCGGGCCCGCTCGCGACATGGCTCGCGGACCCCGTCCACGGGCTGGGGCTGGGCTACGCGCGCGTCTTCATGTTCGGCATCGTCCTGTCCGTGGCGTTCCTCGTGCTGCTCTGGCCCATGCGGCGTCACCAGCGCGGGAGCCACGCTCCAGCGTCACCACCCGAGGCTTTGGAGATGTCCGAACGGTGA
- a CDS encoding DNA-3-methyladenine glycosylase family protein: MPRPAPAAPRLPEDYTPAVRRALVKADPVLGSLMKRVGPFRLELSPLHSPFAALARSIVYQQLHGKAAASIFARVSERVGEGKRFTPQALMAVPDAALREAGLSANKLAAMRDLARKSLDGTVPPLARVKRMDDAALIEHFTQVRGIGQWTVEMLLIFRLGRPDVLPVDDYGVRKGFMLAYGLPEMPRPKELLAYGERWRPWRTVASWYFWRATELPPDSFKTT; encoded by the coding sequence ATGCCGAGACCTGCTCCCGCCGCCCCGCGCCTTCCCGAGGACTACACGCCCGCGGTCCGCCGTGCCCTGGTGAAGGCGGACCCTGTGTTGGGCTCGCTGATGAAGCGCGTGGGCCCGTTCCGCCTCGAGCTCAGCCCGCTGCACAGCCCCTTCGCCGCGCTGGCGCGCTCCATCGTCTACCAGCAGCTCCACGGCAAGGCGGCCGCGTCCATCTTCGCGCGTGTGAGCGAGCGCGTGGGGGAGGGCAAGCGCTTCACGCCGCAAGCGCTGATGGCCGTGCCGGACGCGGCGCTGCGCGAGGCGGGGCTGTCCGCCAACAAGCTCGCCGCCATGAGGGACCTCGCGCGCAAGTCGCTGGACGGCACGGTGCCGCCGCTCGCGCGCGTGAAGCGCATGGACGACGCGGCGCTCATCGAGCACTTCACGCAGGTGCGCGGCATCGGTCAGTGGACGGTGGAGATGCTGCTCATCTTCCGGCTCGGCCGCCCGGACGTGCTGCCCGTGGACGACTACGGCGTGCGCAAGGGCTTCATGCTCGCCTATGGACTGCCCGAGATGCCCCGGCCCAAGGAGTTGCTCGCGTACGGTGAGCGCTGGCGCCCGTGGCGCACGGTGGCGAGCTGGTACTTCTGGCGCGCGACGGAGCTGCCGCCGGACTCGTTCAAGACGACCTGA
- a CDS encoding hemerythrin domain-containing protein produces the protein MNALDLLKQQHDEVKKLFKQYEKLPDHADEKREELFAAIADRLSAHTAIEEQYFYPSAKAEDTEDLLREAAEEHLSAKRLIADLLEMDPSDEEFDAKMQVLQEQVDHHVEEEETELFKKVRKILSKEQLEDLGVQMQQEFEDLMEGEPRTQVPAQTDQAAPI, from the coding sequence ATGAACGCACTCGACCTCCTGAAGCAGCAGCATGACGAGGTGAAGAAGCTCTTCAAGCAGTACGAGAAGCTCCCGGACCACGCGGACGAGAAGCGCGAGGAGCTGTTCGCGGCCATCGCCGACCGACTCAGCGCGCACACCGCCATCGAGGAGCAGTACTTCTATCCATCCGCCAAGGCCGAGGACACCGAGGACCTGCTGCGTGAGGCCGCGGAGGAGCACCTGTCCGCCAAGCGCCTCATCGCGGACCTGCTGGAGATGGACCCCTCCGACGAGGAGTTCGACGCGAAGATGCAGGTGCTCCAGGAGCAGGTGGACCACCACGTGGAGGAGGAGGAGACGGAGCTGTTCAAGAAGGTCCGCAAGATTCTCTCCAAGGAGCAGCTCGAGGACCTGGGCGTCCAGATGCAACAGGAGTTCGAGGACCTGATGGAGGGCGAGCCGCGCACCCAGGTGCCCGCCCAGACGGACCAGGCCGCGCCCATCTGA
- a CDS encoding PAS domain-containing sensor histidine kinase: protein MASPAPLPTAPMADAEARLALAETLLACDAARPCAESVVEWLERHTQAGVAACLVREEPGDRLRCLAARGLSEAQCAALERESEHGAHPLVEVLAHAAPRYFPAARAPLPSLGAGGAFAVPLGRTGASPVGLLLVSVSGPALPKEVAWVATHAGPLLARLVPAARRFDAGHGLLRRIIDAVADPVLLTDWDGRPHIANARAEALLVAGPEASEGRRRAVELNRRVFSTALASASSGGASGTRRREVPLVDPAEGMDLLFELISTPVHAPDGSDAMVSVLRNVTDLGRATQALGESYRRLRATEREARSERHRLDRVLDSVADPIILSDPSGGMVMMNDPAEKLFALPPDGGKAAQRRVRSNDATFSSFLANLVDGGVGTRWRGQLSLADPATGASIPVEAVASKVLGDNGELTGIVTLFHDRTEALEKARLLERVKEVSSQLEARVQVATAELAEQNEKLRRQAIQLEQASAAKSQFLANMSHEFRTPLNAILGYTNMLLQGVSGELSPAQKRNLTRIDSNGRHLLEVINEILDITRIEAGRMPLHLSDFGIPELVQEVVAELDPIIARSKLAVSTQLGERLPPVHSDRQKVKQIVLNLLSNALKFTHEGSVTVLAEYITATSTLSISVQDTGIGIDPMYQEKIFEDFQQVDSSPTRAYGGTGLGLSICRRLATMLGGRVTLQSAPGQGSTFTLHFPRRARRA from the coding sequence TTGGCCTCTCCCGCTCCGTTGCCCACCGCTCCCATGGCTGATGCCGAGGCGCGCCTCGCCCTGGCGGAGACCCTCCTCGCCTGCGACGCGGCCCGTCCGTGCGCGGAGTCCGTGGTGGAGTGGCTCGAGCGCCACACGCAGGCGGGCGTGGCCGCATGCCTGGTGCGCGAGGAGCCCGGGGACCGGCTGAGGTGCCTCGCGGCGCGAGGCCTCTCCGAGGCGCAGTGCGCGGCGCTGGAGCGCGAGTCGGAGCACGGCGCCCACCCGCTGGTGGAGGTGCTCGCCCACGCGGCGCCGCGCTACTTCCCGGCCGCGCGCGCTCCACTGCCGTCGCTGGGGGCCGGGGGCGCCTTCGCGGTGCCGCTCGGCCGCACTGGCGCATCCCCGGTGGGGCTGCTGCTCGTCTCCGTGAGCGGGCCCGCGCTGCCGAAGGAGGTGGCATGGGTGGCCACGCACGCGGGGCCGCTGCTGGCGCGCCTCGTGCCCGCGGCCCGGCGCTTCGACGCGGGGCATGGGCTGCTCCGCCGCATCATCGACGCGGTGGCGGACCCGGTGCTGCTGACGGACTGGGACGGGCGGCCGCACATCGCCAACGCGCGCGCGGAGGCGCTGCTGGTGGCGGGCCCCGAGGCGAGCGAGGGCCGCCGCCGCGCGGTGGAGCTCAACCGGCGGGTGTTCTCCACCGCGCTGGCCAGCGCCTCCAGCGGAGGCGCCTCCGGCACACGGCGGCGCGAGGTGCCGCTGGTGGACCCGGCGGAGGGTATGGACCTGCTCTTCGAGCTCATCAGCACGCCGGTACACGCGCCGGACGGCAGCGACGCCATGGTGAGCGTGCTGCGCAACGTGACGGACCTGGGCCGCGCCACGCAGGCCCTGGGAGAGAGCTACCGCCGCCTGCGCGCCACCGAGCGCGAGGCACGCAGCGAGCGCCACCGGCTGGACAGGGTGCTGGACTCGGTGGCGGACCCCATCATCCTGTCGGACCCGTCCGGCGGCATGGTGATGATGAACGACCCGGCGGAGAAGCTCTTCGCCCTGCCTCCGGACGGCGGCAAGGCGGCGCAGCGCCGCGTGCGCTCCAACGATGCGACGTTCTCCTCGTTCCTCGCCAACCTCGTGGATGGCGGCGTGGGCACGCGGTGGCGCGGCCAGCTCAGCCTCGCGGACCCGGCCACCGGTGCGTCCATTCCCGTGGAGGCGGTGGCGAGCAAGGTGCTGGGGGACAACGGCGAGCTCACCGGCATCGTCACGCTGTTCCATGACCGCACCGAGGCGCTCGAGAAGGCGCGCCTGCTGGAGCGGGTGAAGGAGGTGTCCAGCCAGCTCGAGGCGCGGGTGCAGGTGGCCACCGCGGAATTGGCCGAGCAGAACGAGAAGCTGCGGCGGCAGGCGATTCAGCTGGAGCAGGCAAGCGCGGCCAAGTCGCAGTTCCTCGCCAACATGTCGCATGAGTTCCGCACGCCGCTCAACGCCATCCTCGGCTACACCAACATGTTGCTGCAGGGCGTGTCGGGCGAGCTGTCACCGGCGCAGAAGCGCAACCTCACGCGCATCGACTCCAACGGGCGCCACCTGCTGGAGGTCATCAACGAGATTCTCGACATCACCCGCATCGAGGCGGGGCGGATGCCGCTGCACCTGTCGGACTTCGGGATTCCAGAACTGGTGCAGGAAGTGGTCGCGGAGCTGGACCCCATCATCGCCCGCAGCAAGCTGGCGGTGAGCACGCAGCTCGGCGAGCGGCTGCCTCCGGTGCACAGCGACCGGCAGAAGGTGAAACAGATTGTCCTCAACCTCTTGTCCAACGCGCTGAAGTTCACCCATGAGGGCTCGGTGACGGTGCTGGCCGAGTACATCACGGCCACGTCGACCCTGAGCATCTCCGTGCAGGACACGGGGATTGGCATCGACCCGATGTATCAGGAGAAAATCTTCGAGGACTTCCAACAGGTGGACAGTTCTCCGACGCGGGCCTATGGAGGCACGGGTCTGGGGCTGTCCATCTGCCGTCGGCTGGCCACCATGCTGGGAGGGCGCGTCACCCTCCAGAGCGCTCCGGGCCAGGGCTCGACGTTCACCCTGCACTTTCCACGACGCGCGAGGCGTGCATGA